Proteins encoded by one window of Halomonas sp. Bachu 37:
- the dauA gene encoding C4-dicarboxylic acid transporter DauA produces MAKFPRPLPRIATGLSDSWRAGYGLSDLRHDLMAGLTIGTVAVPLSMALAIATGVPPQHGLYTAIVAGAIIALTGGSRFNVSGPTAAFVAILFPIVQQFGLGGLLVATLMAGIILVAMGISGLGRLIQFVPYPVVLGFTAGIAVVIAMLQVPDFLGLNQLEMGEHFFSNLARLATATVQFDPTATLIGSWTLVLLLLWPRLGLPIPAPLAGLVLASLAVFAINRWSGIEVETIASRFTWEAQGEHGKGIPPLAPSFILPWQLPGPDGNPLLLNFALFQALLGPAFAIAMLAAIESLLCAVVADGLTRTRHDPNAELIGQGLGNIVAPLFGGITATAAIARTATNVRSGARSPLAAVIHAAVVLLAVIGLAGLLGLVPMAALAALLLVVAWNMSEARHVWHTLRSAPAGDVTILLLCFVLTVVFDMVLAVAVGTGLAAALFIRRMALLTSTQRLEENHALTENLPRETVVYDIDGPLFFAAAEKALHTLRHVDAGIRTVILDMRDVPSMDGTAIAALGSLVNEIQHQGAALILVGLPPRIILKLRRAGIRTRRGKLSHRATLETARTLAWRWREGLVDLPARSA; encoded by the coding sequence ATGGCCAAGTTCCCTCGTCCTTTGCCACGCATCGCCACCGGCCTCAGCGATAGCTGGCGTGCGGGTTACGGTTTGAGTGATCTACGACATGACCTCATGGCAGGGCTCACCATCGGCACCGTGGCGGTACCACTCTCCATGGCCTTGGCCATCGCCACGGGAGTCCCACCTCAGCATGGGCTCTATACCGCCATTGTAGCGGGCGCCATCATCGCGCTCACCGGCGGTTCCCGCTTCAATGTGTCCGGCCCTACCGCTGCCTTTGTTGCCATCCTCTTCCCCATTGTCCAGCAGTTCGGCCTGGGTGGATTGCTGGTAGCCACGTTGATGGCTGGAATCATTCTGGTAGCGATGGGTATTTCCGGTCTCGGGCGGCTGATTCAGTTCGTACCCTACCCGGTGGTACTCGGTTTCACCGCCGGTATCGCCGTGGTAATCGCTATGCTCCAGGTACCGGATTTTCTTGGCTTGAATCAGTTGGAAATGGGCGAGCATTTTTTCTCTAACCTGGCACGCCTGGCCACCGCGACGGTTCAATTCGACCCGACCGCCACCTTGATAGGCAGCTGGACCTTGGTGCTGCTGCTACTCTGGCCCCGCCTGGGATTGCCTATTCCCGCTCCCCTGGCGGGCCTGGTACTGGCTAGCCTGGCAGTCTTCGCTATCAATCGCTGGTCTGGAATTGAAGTCGAAACCATTGCCTCACGTTTTACCTGGGAAGCGCAGGGTGAGCATGGCAAGGGCATCCCACCCTTGGCTCCCTCCTTCATCCTTCCCTGGCAGTTGCCCGGACCGGATGGCAATCCACTGTTATTGAATTTCGCCTTGTTTCAAGCCTTGCTTGGCCCCGCTTTCGCCATCGCCATGCTGGCGGCAATTGAATCGCTGCTTTGCGCCGTAGTCGCCGATGGTCTGACACGTACTCGCCATGACCCCAACGCCGAATTGATCGGCCAGGGTCTAGGCAATATCGTCGCCCCCTTGTTCGGCGGCATTACCGCCACAGCCGCCATTGCTCGCACGGCTACCAACGTTCGCAGTGGCGCACGCTCACCCCTGGCGGCTGTGATTCACGCCGCTGTGGTGCTGCTGGCGGTGATTGGCCTCGCAGGCCTGCTAGGCCTGGTACCGATGGCGGCGTTGGCCGCCTTGCTGTTGGTCGTGGCTTGGAACATGAGCGAGGCACGCCATGTGTGGCACACGCTACGTTCCGCTCCAGCGGGAGATGTGACTATCCTGTTGCTCTGTTTCGTTCTCACGGTAGTGTTCGATATGGTGCTGGCCGTCGCGGTGGGAACCGGGCTGGCGGCGGCTTTGTTCATTCGGCGCATGGCGTTGCTGACAAGCACACAGCGCCTTGAAGAGAACCATGCACTCACCGAAAACCTCCCTCGTGAGACAGTAGTTTATGATATCGATGGCCCGCTTTTCTTCGCTGCTGCGGAAAAGGCACTGCATACATTGCGTCACGTCGACGCCGGAATACGTACGGTTATCCTTGATATGCGGGACGTGCCAAGCATGGATGGCACCGCTATCGCGGCACTGGGCTCACTGGTGAATGAAATACAGCACCAAGGAGCTGCCCTTATTCTGGTGGGGTTACCGCCCCGTATCATTCTCAAGCTACGTCGCGCGGGTATCCGGACCCGGCGGGGTAAGCTCAGTCATCGAGCGACACTTGAGACGGCCCGAACCCTCGCGTGGCGTTGGCGGGAAGGCTTGGTTGACCTCCCGGCGCGAAGCGCCTAG
- a CDS encoding YbhB/YbcL family Raf kinase inhibitor-like protein: MAFALSDLTLESPAFGTHQPIPTKFTGDGEDVSPALAWRDAPEGTQGFAVICHDPDAPLVQHGSYGFVHWLLYNLPADTLSLEENTPVGTAGSNDFGNVGYGGPMPPEGHGQHHYYFWVLALDSPTTLPAGLTLPQLLQEVEPHLLGMNRLIGTYRRD; this comes from the coding sequence ATGGCTTTCGCCCTATCGGACCTGACGCTGGAGAGCCCGGCCTTCGGCACTCATCAACCCATCCCCACCAAGTTTACCGGAGACGGAGAGGATGTCTCGCCGGCGCTTGCCTGGCGAGACGCGCCTGAAGGAACTCAGGGATTCGCGGTGATTTGTCACGACCCCGATGCACCGCTGGTGCAGCACGGCAGCTACGGTTTCGTTCACTGGCTACTCTATAACCTGCCGGCAGACACATTGTCTCTTGAAGAGAACACGCCGGTAGGGACCGCGGGAAGCAACGACTTCGGCAATGTCGGTTACGGCGGCCCGATGCCCCCGGAAGGGCACGGTCAACACCATTATTATTTCTGGGTGCTGGCATTGGACAGCCCCACCACCTTGCCGGCAGGATTGACTCTGCCTCAGTTACTGCAGGAAGTTGAACCTCATCTGCTGGGAATGAACCGGCTGATAGGAACGTATCGGCGCGACTGA
- a CDS encoding zinc ribbon domain-containing protein YjdM encodes MSALPNCPECASEFTYDDGLQFVCPECGHEWSKEQEADGGEEAPVVRDANGNALNDGDDVTVIKDLKVKGSSSVVKVGTKVKGIRLVEGDHDIDCKVEGIGPMKLKSEFVKKA; translated from the coding sequence ATGAGCGCTCTGCCCAACTGTCCTGAATGTGCTTCCGAATTTACCTATGACGATGGCTTGCAGTTCGTCTGTCCCGAATGTGGTCATGAGTGGTCCAAGGAGCAGGAGGCTGATGGGGGAGAGGAGGCGCCTGTGGTGCGTGATGCCAATGGCAACGCCCTGAATGATGGCGATGACGTCACGGTAATCAAGGATCTCAAGGTCAAGGGCAGTTCCTCGGTGGTGAAAGTGGGCACCAAGGTAAAAGGTATCCGACTAGTTGAAGGGGACCACGATATCGATTGTAAAGTGGAAGGGATCGGGCCGATGAAGTTGAAATCCGAGTTCGTCAAGAAGGCTTGA
- a CDS encoding putative motility protein: MDSAVNNAVSASMALQQAQASQQAQLSVFKQALDGQEAHIADLMESVSLEPQLATSGTIGTQINTTA; this comes from the coding sequence ATGGATTCCGCCGTAAACAACGCCGTCAGTGCTTCCATGGCGCTCCAGCAAGCACAAGCATCGCAACAGGCACAACTGAGCGTGTTCAAACAGGCGCTCGATGGACAAGAAGCGCATATCGCAGATTTGATGGAATCCGTGTCGCTTGAGCCTCAACTGGCCACCAGCGGCACCATCGGAACCCAGATTAATACGACGGCGTGA
- a CDS encoding SUF system Fe-S cluster assembly regulator, which produces MLKLSRLTDYAAVVMAQIARHPQQAHTTAELAQAVQLPHPTVSKTLKMLVRAGLLKSQRGSQGGYQLARAASRITAADIIAAIEGPVAMTECSQAEGDCELAATCGVADNWQRVSLAIRGLLDSVTLAHLAATSPIKLPVQLPIQSVSLAAESA; this is translated from the coding sequence ATGCTAAAGCTTTCACGGTTGACCGATTATGCCGCTGTGGTCATGGCGCAGATAGCGCGCCACCCGCAGCAGGCACATACCACCGCCGAGCTGGCGCAGGCGGTTCAACTACCGCACCCGACGGTGAGCAAGACACTCAAGATGCTGGTTCGCGCCGGTCTGTTGAAATCCCAGCGAGGCTCCCAAGGTGGCTATCAGCTGGCAAGGGCCGCCTCGAGAATCACGGCGGCCGATATCATTGCCGCCATCGAAGGCCCTGTGGCAATGACGGAATGCAGCCAGGCGGAAGGCGACTGTGAATTGGCGGCCACCTGTGGGGTGGCGGATAACTGGCAGCGTGTCTCGCTGGCGATTCGTGGCTTGCTCGATAGCGTCACGCTGGCCCACCTGGCGGCGACGTCGCCGATCAAGCTGCCGGTTCAATTGCCTATCCAGAGTGTGAGCTTGGCGGCTGAGTCGGCCTGA
- the sufB gene encoding Fe-S cluster assembly protein SufB produces the protein MASEEMEQLVRRDYKEGFVTDIESETVPPGLDENTIAFISKKKGEPDWMLQWRLDAYHQWLKMKSPSWAHLDYPPIDYQAISYYSAPKRPEDMPQSLDEVDPKLLETYEKLGIPLHERAALAGVAVDAVFDSVSVTTTFKKELAEAGVIFCSISDAIRDYPELIKQYLGTVVPVSDNYFAALNSAVFTDGSFVFVPEGVTCPMELSTYFRINAANTGQFERTLIICESRAQVSYLEGCTAPMRDENQLHAAVVELVALDDAYIKYSTVQNWYPGDEEGKGGIYNFVTKRGDCRGDRSRISWTQVETGSAITWKYPSCVLRGKDSVGEFYSVAVTNGRQQADTGTKMIHIGEGTRSYIVSKGIAAGRSDQSYRGLVKIGPRAKGARNFTQCDSLLIGDTCGAHTFPYQEIGNSTATVEHEATTSKIGEDQLFYCQSRGISEEDAVSMIVNGFCKDVFQELPMEFAVEAEALLNVTLEGAVG, from the coding sequence ATGGCAAGCGAAGAAATGGAACAGTTGGTTCGTCGCGATTATAAAGAAGGCTTCGTAACCGATATCGAAAGCGAGACCGTACCACCGGGTCTCGACGAGAACACCATCGCCTTCATTTCGAAGAAGAAGGGCGAACCCGATTGGATGCTGCAGTGGCGCCTGGACGCCTATCACCAGTGGCTGAAGATGAAGTCACCCTCTTGGGCCCATCTAGATTATCCGCCCATCGATTATCAGGCCATCTCCTATTACAGCGCACCCAAGCGCCCCGAGGACATGCCCCAGAGCCTGGATGAAGTAGATCCCAAGCTGCTGGAAACCTACGAGAAGCTGGGCATTCCGCTGCACGAACGGGCAGCGCTGGCGGGTGTGGCGGTGGATGCGGTGTTCGATTCCGTATCCGTCACCACCACCTTCAAGAAGGAGTTGGCGGAAGCCGGGGTCATCTTCTGCTCCATTTCCGATGCCATCCGCGACTACCCAGAACTGATCAAGCAGTATCTGGGCACCGTGGTGCCGGTGAGCGACAATTACTTCGCTGCTCTCAACTCGGCGGTCTTCACCGATGGCTCCTTCGTCTTCGTGCCCGAAGGCGTGACGTGCCCGATGGAGCTTTCGACTTATTTTCGCATCAACGCCGCCAATACCGGGCAGTTCGAACGCACCCTGATCATCTGCGAAAGTCGGGCTCAGGTCTCGTATCTTGAGGGCTGTACCGCACCGATGCGCGATGAAAATCAGCTGCACGCGGCGGTGGTCGAACTGGTGGCACTCGATGACGCCTACATCAAGTACTCAACGGTGCAGAACTGGTATCCCGGCGACGAAGAGGGCAAGGGCGGCATCTACAACTTCGTCACCAAGCGCGGCGACTGCCGTGGCGACCGTTCGCGGATCAGCTGGACCCAGGTCGAGACCGGCTCCGCCATCACCTGGAAATACCCCTCGTGCGTGTTGCGCGGCAAGGACAGCGTCGGCGAGTTCTACTCCGTGGCGGTGACCAATGGACGCCAGCAGGCGGATACCGGTACCAAGATGATCCATATCGGTGAAGGCACGCGCTCCTATATCGTCTCGAAGGGGATCGCTGCCGGTCGCAGCGACCAGTCCTACCGTGGCCTGGTCAAGATCGGCCCGCGTGCCAAGGGCGCGCGCAACTTCACCCAGTGTGATTCGCTGCTGATCGGCGATACCTGCGGCGCGCATACCTTCCCCTATCAGGAAATTGGCAACAGCACCGCCACGGTGGAGCACGAAGCAACCACATCGAAGATCGGCGAAGATCAGCTGTTCTATTGTCAAAGCCGCGGTATCAGTGAAGAAGATGCCGTGAGCATGATCGTCAATGGTTTCTGCAAGGATGTCTTCCAGGAGCTGCCGATGGAGTTTGCCGTCGAAGCGGAAGCCCTGCTCAACGTCACGCTCGAAGGCGCCGTAGGCTGA
- the sufC gene encoding Fe-S cluster assembly ATPase SufC, protein MLEVKDLHVKVEGTEILKGLNLTIQAGEVHAIMGPNGAGKSTLSAVIAGKDGYEVTSGTITFEGQDVLEMEIEERAQAGLLLGFQYPVEIPGVKNIYLLKAALNAQREARGESEIPAPEFMKLIKEKLAFMKMDASFLQRAVNEGFSGGEKKRNEILQMLVLQPKLAMLDEIDSGLDIDAMRVVADGVNSLRANERAILMVTHYQRLLDYVVPDKVHVLVDGRIVKSGDAQLAKQLEAQGYEGIEETAA, encoded by the coding sequence ATGCTCGAAGTCAAGGATCTGCACGTCAAGGTGGAAGGTACGGAAATCCTCAAGGGTCTGAACCTGACCATTCAGGCCGGGGAAGTCCATGCCATCATGGGTCCCAACGGGGCGGGCAAGTCCACCCTGTCGGCGGTCATTGCCGGCAAGGATGGCTATGAGGTGACTTCCGGCACCATCACTTTCGAAGGCCAGGATGTGCTGGAGATGGAAATCGAGGAGCGCGCCCAGGCCGGGCTGTTGCTGGGCTTCCAATACCCGGTGGAGATCCCTGGGGTCAAGAACATCTATTTGCTCAAGGCAGCCTTGAACGCACAGCGTGAAGCGCGGGGTGAAAGCGAGATACCCGCTCCCGAATTCATGAAACTGATCAAGGAAAAGCTGGCCTTCATGAAGATGGATGCCAGCTTCCTCCAGCGCGCGGTGAACGAAGGCTTCTCCGGCGGAGAGAAAAAGCGCAACGAGATCCTGCAGATGCTGGTATTGCAGCCCAAGCTTGCGATGCTCGACGAGATCGACTCGGGTCTGGATATCGACGCCATGCGGGTCGTCGCCGATGGCGTGAACAGCCTGCGTGCCAACGAGCGTGCCATCCTCATGGTGACTCACTACCAGCGGCTACTGGACTACGTGGTGCCGGACAAGGTGCATGTGCTGGTCGATGGCCGCATCGTCAAGAGTGGAGACGCGCAACTGGCCAAGCAGCTTGAAGCCCAGGGCTATGAAGGTATCGAGGAGACCGCTGCATGA
- the sufD gene encoding Fe-S cluster assembly protein SufD: MSDVTHFMDAFVARAEQRGPEPTWIAARRQAGAARFEAMGFPTRRDEAWKYTDVRPISRGRFAFAESADFSPAKAAALTLPVDAYRLTLVDGIFSSALSELDGLPESVHLMPLSQALENNHEAVGGPLGRLTGVEFSPFSALNTAFTEEGVVIRLAPGTVVDKPILVQFLSTQGEQPVMSHPRILVEAGARSEATLIEHHIGETDAANFTNLVAEIMLDRGAIFTHYKLQEAPLGDLHVSSTHVEQGRDTRYTSYSLNLGGALVRNDLIADLNGQGAEANFYGLFYGQGRQHVDNHTLANHNAPLTFSNENYKGILDDRAHGVFNGKVVVKRDSQKIEGFQSNANLLLSDRAEIDAKPELEIYADDVKCSHGSTTGQLDEEAVYALRTRGIDEQTARGLLTLAFAGEVMEQVDIDAIAERVERAVAGKLPERFNLAGLVEVAAALNDA, encoded by the coding sequence ATGAGCGATGTAACCCATTTCATGGACGCGTTTGTCGCTCGCGCCGAGCAGCGCGGGCCGGAACCTACCTGGATCGCCGCGCGGCGTCAGGCGGGCGCGGCTCGTTTCGAGGCGATGGGTTTTCCCACACGGCGCGATGAGGCGTGGAAATATACCGATGTGCGTCCCATTTCCCGTGGCCGGTTTGCGTTCGCCGAGAGTGCGGATTTTTCACCAGCCAAGGCGGCGGCACTGACCTTGCCGGTCGACGCGTACCGCCTCACGTTGGTTGACGGTATCTTCTCGAGTGCATTATCGGAGCTCGATGGTCTTCCCGAAAGCGTTCATCTGATGCCGCTTTCCCAGGCACTGGAGAATAACCACGAAGCGGTGGGCGGCCCGCTGGGGCGCTTGACGGGCGTCGAATTTTCACCTTTTTCCGCACTCAATACCGCTTTCACCGAAGAGGGCGTTGTCATCCGTCTGGCGCCCGGTACGGTGGTGGACAAGCCCATTTTGGTGCAGTTCCTTTCCACCCAAGGCGAGCAGCCGGTGATGAGCCACCCGCGTATCCTGGTAGAAGCCGGTGCCCGTAGCGAGGCCACGCTGATCGAGCACCACATCGGTGAAACGGATGCCGCCAACTTCACCAATCTGGTGGCCGAGATCATGCTGGATCGTGGGGCCATATTCACCCACTACAAGCTTCAGGAAGCACCGCTGGGCGACCTGCATGTCTCCAGCACTCATGTCGAGCAGGGACGCGACACGCGCTACACCTCCTATAGCCTCAACCTGGGCGGCGCACTGGTGCGAAACGACCTGATTGCCGACTTGAACGGCCAGGGCGCCGAAGCCAATTTCTATGGGCTCTTCTACGGCCAGGGTCGTCAGCACGTTGATAACCATACCCTGGCCAACCACAATGCTCCTCTCACGTTCTCCAACGAGAATTACAAGGGCATTCTGGATGATCGCGCTCATGGCGTGTTCAACGGCAAGGTTGTGGTGAAGCGCGATAGCCAGAAGATCGAAGGCTTCCAGAGCAACGCCAACCTGCTGCTGTCGGACCGCGCGGAGATCGATGCCAAGCCCGAACTGGAAATCTATGCCGACGACGTCAAGTGCTCCCATGGTTCCACCACGGGCCAGTTGGACGAAGAGGCGGTCTACGCCCTTCGTACTCGGGGTATCGACGAGCAAACCGCCCGAGGGCTATTGACGCTGGCATTCGCCGGAGAAGTGATGGAGCAGGTAGATATCGATGCCATCGCCGAGCGTGTCGAGCGTGCGGTAGCCGGCAAGCTGCCCGAGCGGTTCAATCTGGCGGGCTTGGTTGAAGTCGCCGCCGCCCTCAACGACGCATAA
- a CDS encoding cysteine desulfurase, with product MSHPAIERASEQRVIQPALDVAAVRQDFPILSRQVHGKPLVYLDNAATSQTPRQVIDAFDDYYSRYNANIHRGLHTLSDEATAAFEGTRETVRAFLGAADARQIIFTRGTTEAINLVANSWGRANLKAGDEVLISMLEHHSNIVPWQLLAAEIGFTLKVIPVDERGALDQQAYRALLSERTRLVAVNHVSNALGTVNPVAEMARLAHEQGALILVDGAQATPHQRVNVDAIDADFYAFSGHKIYGPTGVGVLYGRRELLEAMPPWQGGGEMIKTVSFDSPTTFAAIPHKFEAGTPAIAEVIALGKAIEWIEGVGIEKIGAWEGELLAHATQEVQAIDGLRILGTSPEKAAVLSFVVDGAHSQDIGLLIDQLGVAIRTGHHCAQPLLAQFGVDATCRASFAAYNTLEEVETFVAALQRVITMLR from the coding sequence ATGTCACATCCGGCCATCGAGCGTGCATCGGAGCAGCGTGTCATCCAACCGGCACTGGACGTGGCCGCTGTGCGCCAGGACTTTCCGATATTGAGTCGCCAGGTACACGGCAAGCCGCTGGTTTACCTGGACAATGCCGCGACCAGTCAGACGCCGCGGCAAGTCATCGATGCATTCGATGATTACTACAGCCGCTATAACGCCAATATCCACCGTGGCCTGCACACCCTGTCCGACGAAGCGACGGCGGCTTTCGAGGGCACTCGGGAGACGGTTCGCGCTTTCCTGGGAGCAGCGGACGCGCGTCAGATCATTTTCACACGGGGTACTACCGAAGCGATCAATCTGGTAGCCAACAGCTGGGGGCGGGCTAACCTCAAGGCCGGCGACGAAGTTCTGATCTCGATGCTCGAGCACCACTCGAATATCGTGCCCTGGCAGCTTCTGGCCGCAGAGATTGGCTTTACCCTCAAGGTAATCCCGGTAGATGAAAGGGGCGCGCTGGATCAACAGGCCTATCGGGCGCTGTTGAGTGAGCGCACGCGCCTGGTGGCGGTCAATCATGTATCCAACGCCTTGGGTACCGTGAATCCCGTGGCGGAAATGGCTCGTCTGGCTCATGAACAGGGGGCTTTGATTCTTGTCGATGGCGCCCAGGCCACTCCCCACCAGCGGGTGAATGTCGACGCTATCGATGCGGATTTCTACGCCTTTTCGGGACACAAGATCTACGGGCCGACCGGTGTCGGCGTGCTCTATGGTCGACGCGAGCTGCTCGAGGCAATGCCCCCGTGGCAAGGCGGCGGGGAGATGATCAAGACGGTCTCCTTCGATAGCCCCACTACCTTTGCCGCCATTCCCCACAAGTTCGAGGCCGGAACCCCGGCGATTGCCGAGGTGATTGCCCTGGGGAAGGCCATTGAATGGATAGAAGGGGTCGGTATCGAGAAGATCGGGGCCTGGGAGGGCGAGTTGCTGGCGCACGCCACGCAAGAGGTACAGGCGATCGATGGCTTGCGCATTCTGGGAACCTCGCCGGAGAAAGCCGCCGTGCTCTCGTTTGTGGTGGATGGCGCTCACTCCCAGGATATCGGCTTGTTGATCGACCAGCTCGGTGTGGCCATTCGCACGGGACACCATTGTGCCCAGCCCTTGCTGGCGCAATTTGGCGTCGATGCCACCTGTCGCGCCTCGTTTGCCGCTTACAATACCCTCGAGGAAGTCGAGACTTTCGTTGCTGCCTTGCAGCGGGTCATTACGATGCTGCGCTAA
- the sufT gene encoding putative Fe-S cluster assembly protein SufT: MDIEQVSGLEKGRILPLQRDVDAIAIPFGKTETLPEDSSVSIMQAKGSSVSVGYEGRLYLIEGSNLDALGLEPLPRPTLPEDASDDEIEQFVWGQLRTCFDPEIPVNIVDLGLVYGCRIERLISGGRIVTIRMTLTAPGCGMGDVIAADARNKILGAPQISKVHTEIVFSPPWSRDMMSDEAKLELGMF; the protein is encoded by the coding sequence ATGGACATCGAGCAAGTCAGCGGCCTGGAAAAAGGCCGCATACTCCCCCTGCAGCGCGACGTGGATGCCATTGCCATTCCCTTCGGCAAGACCGAGACCCTGCCCGAAGACAGCTCAGTGAGCATCATGCAAGCCAAGGGTAGTTCGGTCAGCGTGGGTTACGAAGGCCGCTTGTATCTGATCGAAGGCAGTAATCTGGATGCCCTGGGGTTGGAGCCACTACCGCGTCCGACACTGCCCGAAGACGCCTCGGATGATGAGATCGAGCAATTTGTCTGGGGCCAGCTCAGAACCTGCTTCGATCCCGAGATTCCCGTCAACATCGTCGATCTTGGCCTCGTCTACGGCTGCCGTATCGAGCGCTTGATAAGCGGTGGGCGCATCGTGACCATCCGCATGACGCTGACCGCTCCCGGCTGTGGTATGGGAGACGTAATAGCAGCTGATGCCCGCAACAAGATCCTGGGGGCGCCTCAAATCAGCAAGGTCCATACGGAAATCGTCTTTAGCCCGCCATGGAGCCGCGATATGATGAGCGACGAAGCTAAGCTAGAATTGGGAATGTTCTAA
- a CDS encoding SanA/YdcF family protein has protein sequence MQPPVGRGITLVIRSLGAILLLAALLLVGANLWILGRTLPYIERDMGQCAAQEVGIVFGTSNWTRSGVRNPHFHGRMATAARLIEDDQLEHLLISGDNRTQAYNEPRAMWRELSRRGVAAEQMTMDFAGFSTFDTLARARDVFEVDSAMLITQDWHLPRAVYIGRVLGMEVNGCAAYERTVSSVWQLRMREWVARVATLGDLYLWGRKPYFLGPVEPLILPVVGPRALEPLEPSEAFEKSEAFEESDTFEQLELLQKPEPVRRLELFENGGEENSGEEDSDEEKGVEPDPGLSGMTNE, from the coding sequence ATGCAACCGCCGGTTGGTAGAGGGATAACGCTGGTCATCAGGTCGCTGGGAGCCATTCTGCTTCTGGCGGCTTTATTATTGGTAGGTGCGAACTTGTGGATACTGGGCAGAACGCTGCCCTATATCGAGCGTGACATGGGGCAATGCGCCGCCCAGGAGGTGGGGATTGTCTTCGGCACCTCGAATTGGACCCGCAGCGGTGTTCGCAATCCGCATTTTCATGGCCGCATGGCCACCGCAGCAAGATTGATTGAAGACGATCAGTTGGAACATTTGCTGATTTCCGGCGATAACCGCACTCAAGCCTACAACGAGCCGCGGGCGATGTGGCGTGAGCTTTCTCGGCGGGGCGTAGCAGCCGAACAGATGACCATGGACTTCGCCGGGTTCAGCACTTTCGATACCCTGGCTCGGGCACGCGACGTGTTCGAAGTGGATAGTGCCATGTTGATTACTCAAGACTGGCATTTGCCGCGTGCCGTTTATATTGGCAGGGTGCTGGGCATGGAGGTCAACGGCTGTGCCGCCTATGAACGAACGGTATCGAGTGTCTGGCAGCTACGCATGCGGGAATGGGTGGCACGTGTGGCCACTCTCGGCGATTTGTACTTGTGGGGACGCAAGCCCTACTTCCTGGGGCCAGTTGAACCACTGATCCTGCCGGTGGTAGGTCCTAGGGCACTTGAACCTCTCGAGCCATCAGAAGCTTTTGAGAAATCAGAAGCTTTTGAGGAATCAGACACCTTCGAGCAATTGGAGCTCCTCCAGAAGCCTGAGCCTGTCAGGAGACTTGAGCTCTTCGAGAATGGTGGCGAAGAAAATAGTGGCGAAGAAGATAGTGACGAGGAAAAAGGTGTCGAGCCCGACCCCGGGCTTTCCGGGATGACCAACGAATAG
- the rimK gene encoding 30S ribosomal protein S6--L-glutamate ligase gives MHIALLSRNRNLYSTRRLVEAAESRGHSARVVDTLRCYMSIASHHPSIHYKGAEIEPFDAVIPRIGASVTFYGCAVLRQFEMMSTYVLNDSVSITRSRDKLRSLQLLSRKGLGLPITGFAHSPDDIPDLITMVKGAPLVIKLLEGTQGIGVVLAETNQAAESVIQAFMGMKTNIMVQEYIKEARGADIRCFVIGDKVVASMKRQAAEGEFRSNLHRGGTASVIRITPEERSTAIRAAKAMGLRVAGVDLLRSNHGPVIMEVNSSPGLQGIEAATGKDIAGMIIEHIEKNAALPRKTPTKPKG, from the coding sequence ATGCATATTGCTCTGCTTTCTCGAAATCGCAACCTCTACTCGACCCGGCGCCTGGTGGAAGCCGCCGAAAGCCGTGGCCATTCGGCCCGTGTCGTCGATACATTACGTTGCTATATGAGCATTGCGTCCCATCACCCTTCCATTCACTACAAGGGTGCGGAAATCGAGCCATTCGATGCCGTGATACCGCGCATCGGCGCTTCGGTCACGTTCTACGGCTGCGCGGTGTTGCGTCAATTCGAGATGATGAGCACCTACGTGCTCAACGACTCCGTCTCCATCACGCGCTCAAGGGACAAGCTACGTTCCCTGCAGCTACTCTCGCGCAAGGGACTAGGCCTGCCGATTACCGGTTTCGCCCACTCACCGGATGACATTCCCGATTTGATCACCATGGTCAAGGGCGCTCCGCTGGTCATCAAGCTACTCGAAGGCACGCAGGGCATTGGCGTGGTATTGGCGGAAACCAACCAGGCCGCCGAGTCGGTCATCCAGGCCTTCATGGGAATGAAGACCAACATCATGGTCCAGGAGTACATCAAGGAAGCCAGAGGTGCCGATATTCGCTGCTTTGTGATTGGTGACAAGGTAGTGGCATCGATGAAGCGCCAGGCAGCGGAAGGAGAGTTTCGTTCCAACCTGCACCGGGGCGGAACCGCCAGCGTCATTCGCATCACCCCCGAAGAGCGCTCCACGGCGATTCGTGCCGCCAAGGCCATGGGATTGCGGGTGGCCGGGGTGGACCTGCTGCGCTCCAACCATGGACCGGTCATCATGGAGGTCAACTCCTCTCCGGGATTGCAGGGAATCGAGGCGGCCACGGGCAAGGACATCGCCGGCATGATTATCGAACATATCGAAAAGAATGCTGCGCTGCCGCGTAAAACGCCAACCAAGCCGAAAGGCTAA